One segment of Patescibacteria group bacterium DNA contains the following:
- a CDS encoding ATP-binding cassette domain-containing protein has product MIKLLNISKIYHPDIAALKDVNLHIKPGEFVSIVGQSGTGKTTMVKILTGEEKASNGRVLVGGWDITNIGQREVPWLRRQIGVIFQDFKLLPKKNLRENVSFALEVCGSTPTKMGSIVPQVMKIVGLENKQGRYPHEVSGGERQRAAIARALVHRPKILLADEPTGNLDSINANEIIELLLRINRFGTTVV; this is encoded by the coding sequence ATGATTAAGCTTCTAAATATTTCAAAAATTTACCATCCTGACATAGCCGCTTTAAAAGACGTTAATTTGCATATTAAACCGGGAGAATTTGTTTCTATTGTCGGTCAGTCCGGCACGGGCAAGACCACTATGGTAAAAATTCTAACCGGGGAAGAAAAGGCTTCAAACGGCCGAGTCTTAGTCGGCGGCTGGGACATTACCAATATCGGCCAGAGGGAAGTGCCTTGGCTGCGCCGGCAAATCGGGGTTATTTTTCAGGATTTTAAGCTTCTGCCCAAAAAAAATTTGCGGGAGAATGTTTCTTTCGCCCTAGAAGTTTGCGGCAGCACGCCGACAAAGATGGGCAGCATTGTGCCGCAGGTGATGAAAATAGTCGGTTTGGAAAACAAGCAAGGCCGTTATCCCCATGAAGTTTCCGGCGGGGAACGGCAGCGGGCGGCCATTGCCCGGGCCTTGGTCCACCGGCCTAAAATACTTTTGGCCGACGAACCGACCGGCAATCTTGACTCCATTAACGCTAATGAAATAATTGAATTGCTTCTGCGGATAAATCGGTTCGGCACGACCGTGGTT
- a CDS encoding RlpA-like double-psi beta-barrel domain-containing protein gives MVKNYFKKTGIIMILLTLLVGSFVFAGEEARIDPNQYYFINLDKATIAKGYTVTSFADELKLSLVPGILSEATGVDVVQINEDMPSPWQLDRISNTYQFEFRNKAAYDNHKPFYIQFSYQEDSDDYKQVFFYDKNFSSWRPLPTRDYPEEKFVRSLIHLPFARIAVFSNPEVPVTGRASWYAYKNGNFAASPDFPKGSKLRVYNTDNNKFVDVEINDYGPDRNLHPDRVIDLDKVAFAKIASLRDGVINVRIEPLRVAPDTYGKILGIAQTGATPELAIASKSAIVMDEDSEEVLWGKNATTTLPLASLTKLVAIKVFLDTRPSLDKVVTYRIQDEEFNYQYCNKWESARINLKDGDTLTIENLVYSALVGSANNAIETLVRASEMPRDDFIKKMNEAAVGWGAVSTRFVEPTGLSPENVSSALDYAIITKRVFTHPIIEKASVAKEYRFSTLNTKKAYRLVNTNKLLAVNNGFAITGSKTGYLDEAGYCLMIRAKAGNRKLIVVTFGNNTRDGSFMETGDLIKYVAKKIIK, from the coding sequence ATGGTAAAAAACTATTTTAAAAAAACAGGAATAATAATGATACTACTGACCCTATTAGTTGGTAGTTTTGTTTTTGCCGGTGAAGAAGCGCGAATCGACCCCAATCAGTATTATTTTATAAACCTGGATAAAGCCACCATCGCCAAGGGTTATACGGTAACGTCTTTTGCCGATGAATTGAAGCTGTCTTTGGTGCCGGGGATATTATCCGAAGCCACGGGAGTTGATGTTGTTCAGATTAATGAAGATATGCCTTCGCCTTGGCAGTTGGACAGAATCAGCAATACCTATCAATTTGAATTCAGGAATAAGGCCGCTTACGACAATCATAAGCCGTTTTATATCCAGTTTTCTTATCAAGAAGATTCAGACGATTATAAGCAGGTCTTTTTTTATGATAAGAATTTTTCTTCCTGGCGCCCGTTGCCGACCAGGGATTATCCGGAAGAAAAATTTGTGAGGTCTTTAATCCACCTTCCTTTTGCCCGGATTGCGGTTTTTTCTAATCCGGAGGTTCCGGTTACCGGCCGGGCCAGCTGGTATGCCTATAAAAATGGAAATTTTGCCGCTTCCCCGGATTTTCCCAAGGGTTCTAAATTGCGGGTTTACAATACGGATAATAACAAATTTGTGGATGTGGAGATTAATGACTATGGGCCGGACAGAAACCTCCACCCCGATCGCGTGATTGATTTGGATAAAGTCGCTTTTGCCAAAATTGCCTCCCTGCGGGACGGAGTAATTAACGTCAGGATAGAGCCTCTCCGGGTCGCGCCCGACACTTATGGCAAAATTTTAGGAATAGCCCAAACCGGGGCAACGCCGGAATTGGCCATTGCTTCCAAATCAGCCATTGTCATGGACGAAGACAGCGAAGAGGTGCTTTGGGGGAAAAACGCCACTACCACTCTGCCCTTGGCCAGCCTGACAAAATTAGTGGCGATTAAGGTTTTTTTGGATACCCGGCCGAGCTTGGACAAAGTTGTGACTTACAGAATTCAGGATGAGGAATTTAATTACCAATACTGCAATAAATGGGAATCAGCCAGGATAAATTTGAAAGACGGGGACACTTTAACGATTGAGAATTTAGTTTATTCGGCTTTAGTCGGTTCGGCCAACAATGCCATTGAAACCCTGGTGCGAGCAAGCGAAATGCCCCGGGACGATTTTATAAAAAAGATGAATGAGGCGGCAGTTGGCTGGGGGGCGGTTTCAACCCGTTTTGTTGAACCAACCGGCCTGTCTCCGGAGAACGTGAGTTCCGCCCTGGATTATGCTATAATAACCAAAAGGGTGTTTACCCATCCGATTATAGAGAAGGCCAGCGTTGCCAAAGAATACAGGTTTTCCACCCTTAATACAAAAAAAGCCTATCGTTTGGTAAATACCAATAAATTGTTGGCAGTAAATAACGGTTTTGCCATTACCGGGTCAAAAACCGGATATTTGGACGAAGCCGGCTACTGCCTGATGATTAGGGCCAAGGCTGGTAATCGGAAATTAATTGTTGTCACTTTCGGAAATAATACCAGGGATGGCAGCTTTATGGAAACCGGAGACCTTATTAAATACGTCGCGAAAAAAATAATAAAATAG